One region of Pangasianodon hypophthalmus isolate fPanHyp1 chromosome 15, fPanHyp1.pri, whole genome shotgun sequence genomic DNA includes:
- the LOC113541558 gene encoding lysophosphatidic acid receptor 6-like produces MDPMNNTAAIRMPFNCTVDTRYRFTYYQISYSLIFICGLASNGMALWRFWLVPWTLTSNVVYMANLAVVDLFFILSLPLRIYYYYNRSHSMAWSPGSVFCKLTFALKYISMYGGIFFLVCIGLDRYFAVTRPMLRRPKQAHNACMVSTTIWLMVLALSLALPFMHSAASKSQHMCLLDPSLGRHQSFILAALGLVLVAFLLPALLLLFSYCRVLRVLGRMPHRGKSRHRRTLSLIYCVLGIFLLCFAPYHTNLLCYTLTHVGVVPSCGLAKFASALHPVMLSLASANCCLNPLVYYCSSSLTNKNEASGQSSREPDSSFSSRRKQLIGKISP; encoded by the coding sequence ATGGATCCGATGAACAACACAGCTGCCATTCGGATGCCATTCAACTGTACTGTGGACACCAGATACCGCTTCACCTACTACCAGATCTCCTACAGCCTCATCTTCATTTGCGGCTTGGCCAGCAATGGCATGGCACTCTGGCGTTTTTGGCTCGTGCCATGGACTCTCACCAGCAATGTAGTCTACATGGCCAACTTGGCCGTCGTTGACCTCTTCTTCATTCTTTCCCTCCCACTGCGTATCTATTATTACTACAACCGGTCACACAGCATGGCGTGGTCTCCTGGAAGTGTCTTCTGCAAGCTGACCTTTGCCCTCAAATACATCAGCATGTATGGAGGTATCTTCTTCCTGGTGTGCATAGGGCTGGATCGCTACTTTGCCGTGACGCGCCCCATGCTGCGGCGACCGAAGCAAGCACATAATGCCTGCATGGTCAGCACCACTATCTGGTTAATGGTACTAGCGCTGAGCTTGGCACTTCCATTCATGCACTCTGCAGCCTCCAAGAGTCAGCACATGTGCCTGCTCGACCCATCTTTGGGGCGCCATCAATCCTTCATCCTGGCAGCGCTGGGTCTGGTGCTGGTCGCATTCCTGCTGCCTGCACTTCTTCTGCTGTTCAGCTACTGCCGTGTGTTGCGGGTGCTTGGCAGAATGCCTCACCGTGGAAAAAGCCGCCACCGACGCACTCTATCACTCATCTACTGTGTGTTGGGTATCTTTCTGCTCTGCTTCGCCCCATACCACACCAACCTGCTGtgttacacactcactcacgtGGGCGTTGTGCCCAGCTGTGGTCTGGCTAAATTTGCAAGTGCGCTTCACCCTGTTATGCTCTCACTGGCCAGTGCCAACTGCTGCCTCAACCCACTTGTCTACTACTGCTCCAGCAGCCTGACAAACAAAAATGAGGCCAGTGGCCAGAGCAGCCGGGAACCAGATTCTAGCTTTAGTTCCAGAAGGAAGCAACTTATAGGAAAAATTTCACCATGA